The genome window aataaacaaatattaagAATTCAGTAACAACAAAGTAACTAatttaagcctatttgtaactTTCTCCACATCTTTATCATGTATGTTCTATCATATGTAACATCAAATTCAGCTAATTCAGTTTGCTCAAATCTCGGTGCTCATCGATCCATCTGTCTTAGTCGACTTCCCTTGTGATGAGCCGACACCTCCTTCTGATGCTCGTTATTTTCCTTTTGAGTTCCAGAGGCCACGACTTCGACAATTTTGCTTCCAATAGAAGAACCAGGTGGTCCTTCAAGTTGATTGCCAATGTTCTTCAGTTTTGTCTCGCCAACAAGATAATTAGTCAAGACTCTTTTGACTCCAAAGCCACGTCGGGGTGGCTTGTCAATGTTGGCACCAAGAAATGGAGTTCTCTCTCCCTTTGCAGGACTATTCACCACCTTAGCTGGTGAAAACTTTGGTGTGCCGAATGCTGATTTGTAAGGAGTGCCAGAGGCTGGCACTGAATATGGGATGTTAACTCTTTTGTGAGAAATTACACTGATAGTAGGAACTGAAGGAATCTTGCCAGCATTCCTAGTTAAATCATCAACATACAGCAAATCATCAATTCTTGCTACAATATTGAACGCAAGGCTCTCAAGGACTCTGGAATAACCTTCTAAAATGGATTTCCCTACATCCTGAAAAGGTTGAAGAAGAGTCAACAACTATATAACTAAAAACCTAAAAACGGAACTAAATGTCTAGATTATTGTTCAGGAATTTACCATGTTGCACTGGATCTTGGTAGTGTCTAGTGAAGTTTGGGTCAGACCAGGAAACCGCTGTTTTAAGCAAAGCAAGAGGCTTTCAGCTCTTTCAGCAAGCAATTCCCTCTTAGTATCTCCATCAACCATTAGATCTCTAACCATCTCCCAAGATGATTTAGCAGTTGAACGATTTGCATTAGTTATTGGTTTCGAGTGGAGTCTTCTGCGCCATACATAGATTGATGTCTCCACGCGATTTGCTATTTCCAAGGCAGCATGTTCGTTAGACAAGTCGAGGCAATCGAGCAGACACTCTGCTGAGAAATATTCGGAAGTGATATACCGATAGATGACATCCCCTAGACAGGCCCTGCCATTCTACACAGAAGAAAAACGTTTTACTGTCAATTTTGCTACATGGAGTATTATTTAAAGTAAACATGTGATGCATAAATGGGGTAATTAGTACTACAATGGGGATTTGTGGTCCATCTCTGTCAACAAACAACTCTCCTTCAGTGTGATGTATAAAGAGAGACGCTGCAGTAAATGGGGACAATGATAATTTACTGGTACGTACTTGCCCCTTTAAATTTACAACTTCATACAAGATGCAGATTTAAATGCATTTAATATATAGTAAGGTGGTGAGTGAGTTTGTTACAACATAAATAAaagttttgttaaaatttttattgaatgTGCAAAATTAGAAGTATGTGAAACAGTAGAAAGATTGCCAAACCTTTGGAAGAGTTTCCAAATATGAATCAGGAACTTTCATCTCAGCTAAAGTTATGCCATTGATGGACATGGAAGCTTTTAGTATTTGATTTGCACATTCCCGCTTGTAGTTCAACTGTTTTCTTGTATCTTCTAGGAGACCACCTGAGGGAACACGA of Daucus carota subsp. sativus chromosome 3, DH1 v3.0, whole genome shotgun sequence contains these proteins:
- the LOC108211314 gene encoding rop guanine nucleotide exchange factor 5, with translation MESVEEKSKKSYGFESSGDSVPENRESNSSSSRSSSESAVVDEHKNKECSPLGWPIRKAHLQKCAVPDDSGDEDKALLGDSKKKQDLSVTLAEMEMMKERFAKLLLGEDMSGSGKGVCTALAISNAITNLCATAFGQLWRLEPLSSEKKAMWKREMECLLCVSDHIVELIPTWQTFPDGSKLEVMTCRPRADLFINLPALRKLDNMLIEILDSFSKTEFWYIDQGIITSDADGSTILRKSMQRQEEKWWLPVPRVPSGGLLEDTRKQLNYKRECANQILKASMSINGITLAEMKVPDSYLETLPKNGRACLGDVIYRYITSEYFSAECLLDCLDLSNEHAALEIANRVETSIYVWRRRLHSKPITNANRSTAKSSWEMVRDLMVDGDTKRELLAERAESLLLCLKQRFPGLTQTSLDTTKIQCNMDVGKSILEGYSRVLESLAFNIVARIDDLLYVDDLTRNAGKIPSVPTISVISHKRVNIPYSVPASGTPYKSAFGTPKFSPAKVVNSPAKGERTPFLGANIDKPPRRGFGVKRVLTNYLVGETKLKNIGNQLEGPPGSSIGSKIVEVVASGTQKENNEHQKEVSAHHKGSRLRQMDR